CGCAAAACGTGGAGAATAAACAAGCAGCGGTACGTATTCACGCGTATGGTCCGTTCCTTTGTAAGTCGGATCATTCCCGTGGTCGGCCGTGATGATCAGTAGATCCTTTTCCGTCATTTTCTCAAATACCTCGGGCAGGCGCTGATCGTAATCCTCCAACGCTTGGCCATATCCTTTTGGATCGCGTCGGTGTCCGTATACCGCATCGAAATCCACGAGGTTCAGGAAGCTTAGTCCCTTGAAGGATTCACCCAGGGTTTGCACCATTTTGTCCATGCCGTCCATATTCGATACGGTTCTGACTGCCTTCGTAATGCCTTCGCCATCAAAAATATCGGAGATTTTACCAAGAGCAATGACGTCTAGACCAGCATCTTTCATTTCATTCATCGTGGTACGTCCGAAAGGCTTCAAGGCATAGTCATGCCGATTCGCCGTACGCTTGAAGCTCCCCACCTCGCCAATGAACGGACGCGCGATGATCCGGCCGAGCATATAAGGATCTTCCAGCGTGATTTCGCGGCAGAATTCGCAGATTTCGTACAGCTCTTTCAGTGGAACGATATCCTCATGCGCAGCGATTTGAAGCACGGAGTCCGCCGAGGTATAGATGATCAAAGCCCCCGTTTTTACGTGCTCTTCGCCAAGCTCTTCGATAATCTCCGTTCCGCTGGCCGGCTTGTTGCCGATGACCTTGCGTCCGGTCTTCTCTTCAATGCACTGGATCAGCTCATCCGGGAATCCGTCCGGGAACACGCGGAATGGCGTATCGATATACAAGCCCATGATCTCCCAGTGACCCGTCATGGTATCTTTGCCATTCGAAGCTTCCTGCATCTTCGTATAGTAAGCCCGAGGTTTGTCCGCGACAGGGACTCCCTCGATCTCCCGAATGTTGGACAGCCCGAGCGCTGCCATATTCGGCATGTTGAGCCCGCCGCATTCGCGGGCGATATGACCCAGTGTGTCGGATCCGACATCGTCAAAATCAGCCGCATCCGGTGCTTCACCGATACCTACAGAGTCCAATACGATCAAGTGAATTCGGTCAAAACGTTCCATATCCATTGCTCCCCCTCATATATGAGTTTTTAATCAAACTATCCATAAGGCTCGCTTGTAGTAGTCCTTCAAACCTGGCTTACAGGAACAGTCCAGTAATCGTGGCCGACAGCACGCTCACCAGCGTTGCGCCGTACAACAGCTTGAGACCGAAACGCGCAACCACGTTCCCCTGCTTCTCGTTCAGGCCTTTAACTGCGCCGGCAATGATGCCGATCGAGGAGAAGTTCGCAAAGGACACCAGGAATACCGATACGATACCCACGGTGCGTTCGGACATATTCGTGAAGTTGGCCAGATCGAGCATCGCAACGAACTCATTCGATACCAGCTTCGTAGCCATGATGCTGCCTGCATCCACTGCTTCTTTCCAAGGCACGCCCATGACAAAAGCAAATGGAGCAAAAATATATCCTAACAGCTCCTGGAAGGTGATTCCGAAAATAATATCAAAAATGCCGTTGATCATCGCGATTAAAGCAACGAAACCAAGGAGCATCGCTGCAACGGTAATCGCTACCTTGAAACCGTCCATGATGTACTCGCCCAGCATCTCGAAGAAGGATTGCTTCTCCTCTTCTTGCACCTCCAGGATATCCTCTTCCTTATCCACCTTGTAAGGATTGACGATGGAAGCAATGATAAATCCGCCAAACAGGTTCAGTACAAGCGCGGTCACCACGTACCGTGGCTCGATCATGCTCATGTAAGCACCGACGATCGACATCGATACCGTGGACATCGCGGAAGCACAGAGCGTATACATACGGTGCTTCGGAATTAACGCGATCTGTTTTTTTACCGAAATAAACACTTCGGATTGCCCCAGGATCGCTGAAGCTACCGCATTGTAAGACTCCAGCTTACCCATGCCGTTGACTTTACTCAAGACGAGACCGATATATCTTACGATAAACGGCAGTACCTTAATATATTGAAGTATACCAATCAAAGCGGAAATAAACACGATTGGCAGCAGGACATTCAAGAAGAACGGACCATCACCTTCAATGGCAAAGCCGCCAAATACAAACCCGATTCCGGCTCCGGCGTAGTCAAGCAACGCTTTAAACGTATTCGCTATCCCTTTAACAAGATACTCGCCGACATTGGTGTTCAGCAGTATAAATCCAAGGATCAGCTGCAGCCCAATCATGACAGCCAGCGGACGGTAACGGATGTGGCGCTTATCATTGCTGACAAGGAACGCAAGACCGAATACGACCAGCAAACCTAGTATGGCGATTAAATATTTCATCGTCGTTGCTCCCCCATAGGTGAATTTTTTGATATTACTCGGCTACCGAATCATCGACAATCGAAAATGGCCAAGACATTAGTAGGATGAGCTGGATTGGCCGCCCTCCATGATTTTCACGCCGCAGCTCGCACCGATACGCGTTGCACCCGCTTCAATCATGCGGTCCATGTCTTCCTTGCTGCGTACGCCGCCGGAAGCC
Above is a window of Paenibacillus sp. FSL K6-1330 DNA encoding:
- the deoB gene encoding phosphopentomutase, whose amino-acid sequence is MERFDRIHLIVLDSVGIGEAPDAADFDDVGSDTLGHIARECGGLNMPNMAALGLSNIREIEGVPVADKPRAYYTKMQEASNGKDTMTGHWEIMGLYIDTPFRVFPDGFPDELIQCIEEKTGRKVIGNKPASGTEIIEELGEEHVKTGALIIYTSADSVLQIAAHEDIVPLKELYEICEFCREITLEDPYMLGRIIARPFIGEVGSFKRTANRHDYALKPFGRTTMNEMKDAGLDVIALGKISDIFDGEGITKAVRTVSNMDGMDKMVQTLGESFKGLSFLNLVDFDAVYGHRRDPKGYGQALEDYDQRLPEVFEKMTEKDLLIITADHGNDPTYKGTDHTREYVPLLVYSPRFAEGKELPLCKTFADLGATVADNFGVKLPEHGTSFLNDLK
- a CDS encoding NupC/NupG family nucleoside CNT transporter gives rise to the protein MKYLIAILGLLVVFGLAFLVSNDKRHIRYRPLAVMIGLQLILGFILLNTNVGEYLVKGIANTFKALLDYAGAGIGFVFGGFAIEGDGPFFLNVLLPIVFISALIGILQYIKVLPFIVRYIGLVLSKVNGMGKLESYNAVASAILGQSEVFISVKKQIALIPKHRMYTLCASAMSTVSMSIVGAYMSMIEPRYVVTALVLNLFGGFIIASIVNPYKVDKEEDILEVQEEEKQSFFEMLGEYIMDGFKVAITVAAMLLGFVALIAMINGIFDIIFGITFQELLGYIFAPFAFVMGVPWKEAVDAGSIMATKLVSNEFVAMLDLANFTNMSERTVGIVSVFLVSFANFSSIGIIAGAVKGLNEKQGNVVARFGLKLLYGATLVSVLSATITGLFL